CCGTGCGCGGTGGTGCCGTACAAGTTCGACGTCCCGCAGCAGGTCGGCGGCGGGCGCGGCGCGACCGCGCCCGCGCAGCCCGCGCCGGAGCTCAAGCCGCAGCCGATCGGTGGGGTGATCACGGGGAATCTCTACAACGACGACCTCATTCTCTCCGTGGCGCACCAGTTCCAGAAGAACACGGACATCCATCTCAAGCGGCCAGCGATCTGACGCGCCTTGCAGGGCTCCACGTACGTGTTCGTGGAGGACTGAAGGAGGACTGAAGAGGGACTGTCCTCCTTCAGTCCTTCTTCAGTCCCACGAACACTCGTACGTGGAGCCGTGCAGCGCGCACCCGATCCTGCCGTTCACGCGCCGCGGAGATTCCGGTACGTGACGGAGTACCGCAGCGCCTCCACCGCCGGGATGCTGTGCTCCCACTCGGTGCGCGACGGCCCGCGCAGCACGTACGCGGAGCGCGGCTCGGCGACGAGATTCACGCGCTCCCACCGCTCGCCCACCGCGCGGCGCAGGCGGAACGTGCACGGCGAGAGCAGCGAGATCCCCACCACCTCGCCGAAGACGTCCTTGTCGCGGTGCCAGCCGATGGCCGCGCCGGGACCGTACTCCGTGACGAGCACGTGCTGCAGCGCGGCCGGCGCCAGCCCGGCGACGGAGGCCGCGGTCTCGCGCAGCGCGACGAGAAACGGCGGCATGTCGTCCGCCTCGTGCAGCACGCGCGCCTCGAAGTCGTACTTCCAGCCGAACGACACGACGCGGCGCTTGCCCGTGTAGCCGTGGAACTCGAACTCGCGGAACGGCAGCTCGCGCATGCGCGCGATCACGTCGCGCTCGACGTCGGGCGTGATCACTTCCTCGCGATAGAGGAAGCCGTCGGGGAGCGGCGGCAGTGGGGCGGCGCCGAAGATGTCGAGTTGGTCGGGCATCGCTGGTAATTAACCGCGCGTCACGCCGCTTTCGTGGGGGCGGCGGTTCGAGCACACGAGCTTCCTGAGCGAGGCCACGGTGCGACCGCTCGAGGCGCGGGGCGGACGCGAGCGAGCCCGAGTTCGTCCGGCGGCGGCGCCGCTTCGTCCCGCAACGTTTGACGGAGCCGGCGTGACGAACGAACGTCGTGCCTCGCCACCCTCCACCAGGAGCCACCGATGTTCGCCGACGTGCGCCACGCCCTTCGCTCGCTCCGCCGGGAGCCGACGCTCGTCGCCGGTGTCGTGGCGAGCTTCGCGCTCGCCATCGGCGCGAACGCCGCGATGCTCGGCCTCGTGCGCCAGCTCATGCTCGCGCCGCCGCCGGGCGTGTCCGACGCGGCGCGCGTATCCCGCGTCGCGCTGCGCGTCACGACCGCGGACGGCGACGCGTACGCGGTGACGACGACGTCGTACCCGGCGTTCCGCGCGCTCGCCGGCGCGACGTCGGCGTTCGATGCGGCGGCCGCGGTGCGCACCGACACGCTCACGTTCGGCGCCGGCGCGGCGACGACGACGGTCACCGCGGTCGAGGCGACGGGGCGCTACTTCACGCTGCTCGGCGCGCGCCCCGCGCTCGGTCGGTTCTTCGACGCGGCCGACGACGCGCCGCCGGCGGGGAGGTCCGTCGTCGTGCTGGGACACGCGTTCTGGAAGCACCGGCTCGACGGCGACCCGGCCGTGCTCGGGCGCACGCTCGTCGTGGACGGCGCGCCGTTCACCGTCGTCGGCGTGGCGGCGCCCGACTTCCGGGGCGACGGCGCCGCGGCGGTGGACGTGTTCGTGCCGCTCTCCGCCGCGATGCGCGACCGGCCCGCGGCGTGGAGGAGCGAGCCGGGGATGAACGTCGTCTCGGTGCTCGCGAAGGTGCGCGCGGGCGTGGCGCCTAACGTCGCGACGCAGGCGGCCACCGCGGCGCTGCGCGAGGTG
This DNA window, taken from Gemmatirosa kalamazoonensis, encodes the following:
- a CDS encoding alpha-ketoglutarate-dependent dioxygenase AlkB gives rise to the protein MPDQLDIFGAAPLPPLPDGFLYREEVITPDVERDVIARMRELPFREFEFHGYTGKRRVVSFGWKYDFEARVLHEADDMPPFLVALRETAASVAGLAPAALQHVLVTEYGPGAAIGWHRDKDVFGEVVGISLLSPCTFRLRRAVGERWERVNLVAEPRSAYVLRGPSRTEWEHSIPAVEALRYSVTYRNLRGA